From one Bacteroides intestinalis DSM 17393 genomic stretch:
- a CDS encoding ABC transporter permease, translating to MFDIWQEIYGTIKRNKLRTFLTGFAVAWGIFMLIVLLGAGNGIIHAFDQSSSERALNSIRIFPGWTSKPYAGLKEGRRVRLENNDLEATEKFFPDHVISAGATVRQSNVNVSFGQEYVNISLMGVHPNYTEVETVKTADGRFINQNDLKERRKVMVIHKKTAEILFGKTHTEPIGQFVNASGVAYQIVGIYNDQGDREASEAYIPFSTLQIIYNKGEQLNNIIFTTKNLETIESNEIFEANYRRVIGASRRFDPQDNSAIWIWNRFTDYMRTQNAMGMLRTAIWVIGIFTLLSGIVGVSNIMLITVKERTREFGIRKALGAKPLSILWLIIVESVTITTLFGYIGMVAGIAVTEWMNSAFGNQTMDAGMFQQTMFSNPTVDLGIAIQATLTLIIAGTLAGFFPAKKAVSISPIEALRAD from the coding sequence ATGTTTGATATTTGGCAAGAAATATACGGAACCATCAAACGGAACAAATTGCGTACGTTCCTTACAGGGTTTGCCGTGGCATGGGGCATTTTTATGCTTATCGTATTGCTGGGTGCCGGAAACGGTATTATCCATGCTTTCGACCAATCTTCCTCGGAACGCGCATTGAACTCTATCCGCATTTTTCCGGGATGGACTTCCAAGCCTTATGCGGGATTGAAAGAGGGACGCCGTGTCCGTTTGGAGAATAATGATCTGGAAGCTACCGAAAAGTTTTTTCCGGATCATGTCATCAGTGCCGGTGCTACTGTACGGCAGAGTAATGTAAACGTCAGTTTTGGGCAGGAGTATGTTAATATCTCTTTGATGGGGGTACATCCTAACTATACGGAGGTGGAGACTGTGAAGACTGCAGACGGGCGTTTTATCAACCAGAATGACTTGAAGGAGCGCCGGAAAGTGATGGTTATACATAAGAAAACTGCTGAAATTCTATTCGGTAAGACTCATACTGAACCTATCGGACAGTTTGTTAATGCAAGTGGAGTGGCTTATCAGATCGTTGGTATCTATAACGACCAGGGAGACCGTGAAGCCAGTGAGGCTTATATCCCTTTCTCTACTTTGCAGATCATTTATAATAAAGGTGAACAGCTGAACAATATCATCTTTACGACTAAGAATCTGGAAACGATAGAGAGCAATGAAATTTTTGAGGCAAACTATCGTAGGGTAATTGGTGCCAGTCGCCGTTTCGATCCTCAAGATAACAGTGCTATCTGGATATGGAACCGCTTCACGGATTATATGCGGACGCAAAATGCAATGGGAATGCTGCGTACAGCTATCTGGGTAATTGGTATCTTTACTTTACTGAGCGGTATTGTAGGAGTTTCGAACATCATGTTGATTACAGTGAAGGAGCGTACTCGTGAATTCGGTATCCGTAAGGCACTTGGAGCGAAGCCGTTATCCATCCTTTGGTTGATAATTGTGGAGAGTGTCACTATCACTACTCTGTTCGGATATATAGGTATGGTGGCCGGCATTGCCGTCACGGAATGGATGAACTCAGCCTTTGGTAATCAGACTATGGATGCGGGAATGTTCCAGCAAACCATGTTCTCGAACCCGACAGTAGATTTGGGGATTGCCATTCAGGCTACGCTCACTTTGATTATCGCAGGCACACTGGCAGGATTCTTCCCTGCGAAGAAGGCTGTGAGTATCAGTCCGATAGAAGCATTGAGAGCGGATTAA
- a CDS encoding ABC transporter ATP-binding protein: MIQLKDINKTYNNGAPLHVLKGINLEIKRGEFVSIMGASGSGKSTLLNILGILDNYDTGEYYLNGTLIKNLSETKAAEYRNRMIGFIFQSFNLISFKNAVENVALPLFYQGVSRRKRNALALEYLDRLGLKDWAHHMPNEMSGGQKQRVAIARALITQPQIILADEPTGALDSKTSVEVMQILKDLHKTGMTIVVVTHESGVANQTDKIIHIKDGIIGSIEENQNHDASPFGKDGFMK, translated from the coding sequence GTGATACAGCTGAAAGACATTAACAAGACCTACAACAACGGGGCACCCCTACATGTGCTCAAAGGCATCAACCTCGAAATTAAACGGGGGGAGTTCGTTTCCATTATGGGAGCTTCGGGTTCCGGTAAATCCACTCTACTGAATATATTAGGTATTCTGGATAATTATGATACCGGTGAGTATTATCTGAATGGTACGCTGATCAAAAATCTCAGTGAGACCAAGGCGGCTGAATACCGGAATCGTATGATTGGATTCATCTTCCAGTCTTTTAACTTGATTTCCTTTAAAAATGCAGTGGAGAATGTGGCGCTACCCCTTTTCTATCAGGGAGTGAGCCGTCGCAAACGCAATGCCCTGGCACTGGAGTATCTGGATCGCTTGGGGTTGAAAGATTGGGCGCATCACATGCCGAACGAAATGTCCGGCGGACAGAAACAGCGTGTCGCCATTGCCCGTGCTCTTATCACTCAGCCGCAGATTATCCTGGCTGACGAACCTACCGGTGCCCTTGATAGTAAGACTTCCGTGGAAGTTATGCAGATTCTTAAAGATTTGCACAAGACAGGTATGACTATTGTGGTGGTTACGCATGAAAGCGGTGTAGCCAATCAGACGGATAAGATTATTCATATTAAGGATGGTATTATCGGCAGTATTGAAGAAAATCAGAACCATGATGCTTCTCCATTCGGAAAAGACGGATTCATGAAATAA
- a CDS encoding ROK family protein, with the protein MNSSMEKPYVVGIDIGGTNTVFGIVDARGTIIASGSIKTGAHEQVDNYVDEVCKNLLPLIIANGGVDKIKGIGIGAPNGNYYSGTIEFAPNLPWKGVIPLAAMFEERLGIPTALTNDANAAAIGEMTYGAARGMKDFIMITLGTGVGSGIVINGQMVYGHDGFAGELGHVIIRRENGRLCGCGRHGCLETYCSATGVARTAREFLTARTEPSLLRSIPAENITSKDVYDAAVQGDKLAQDIFNFTGTILGEAIADAIAFSSPEAIILFGGLAKSGDYIFKPIQKAIDDNVLNIYKGKAKLLMSELKDSDAAVLGASALGWELRDLK; encoded by the coding sequence ATGAATTCAAGCATGGAAAAGCCCTACGTAGTAGGTATTGACATAGGCGGAACAAACACCGTCTTTGGTATTGTAGATGCACGTGGAACTATTATTGCAAGCGGCTCTATCAAAACCGGCGCTCACGAACAAGTAGATAATTATGTAGACGAAGTCTGCAAAAATCTGTTACCTTTGATTATCGCCAACGGTGGCGTAGACAAAATTAAAGGTATCGGTATTGGTGCTCCCAACGGTAACTACTACAGCGGTACTATTGAATTTGCCCCTAACTTGCCCTGGAAAGGTGTAATTCCTTTGGCAGCCATGTTTGAGGAACGTCTGGGTATCCCGACTGCATTGACGAACGACGCCAACGCCGCAGCTATCGGTGAAATGACTTATGGTGCTGCACGTGGTATGAAAGATTTCATCATGATCACTCTGGGTACAGGTGTAGGTAGCGGTATCGTTATCAACGGTCAGATGGTTTATGGTCACGATGGTTTTGCCGGAGAATTAGGTCACGTCATCATACGTCGCGAGAACGGTCGTCTCTGCGGATGCGGACGTCATGGCTGCTTGGAAACTTACTGTTCGGCTACCGGTGTAGCTCGTACAGCCCGTGAATTCCTAACTGCACGTACCGAACCAAGTTTGCTTCGTTCTATTCCTGCTGAAAACATCACGTCTAAAGATGTGTACGATGCAGCCGTTCAAGGTGACAAACTTGCACAAGATATCTTCAACTTTACAGGTACTATTCTGGGTGAAGCTATAGCAGATGCTATCGCATTCTCCAGCCCCGAAGCTATCATCCTGTTTGGTGGATTGGCTAAATCCGGAGATTATATCTTCAAGCCTATCCAGAAAGCTATCGATGACAATGTGCTGAATATCTATAAAGGTAAAGCCAAGTTGTTGATGTCTGAATTGAAAGACTCTGATGCTGCTGTATTAGGTGCCAGTGCATTGGGCTGGGAACTAAGAGACTTGAAGTAA
- a CDS encoding DUF4143 domain-containing protein — MPKDNNYLYKDLFSYKGLKKPDVIQKLVRALALQLGSEVSYNELSNLLGIDKETVENYICLLEKCFVVFRLDSFSRNLRNEIKKGKKIYFYDNGIRNAVISNFAPLELRTDAGALEFKWNAKAKSKQLKVFMESYLNSVYEIITPENFWSFVR; from the coding sequence ATGCCAAAAGATAACAATTATCTGTATAAAGATTTGTTTTCTTATAAGGGCTTGAAAAAGCCTGATGTTATTCAAAAACTTGTTAGAGCTTTAGCTTTACAGTTAGGAAGTGAAGTGTCTTATAATGAACTAAGTAATCTGTTGGGAATAGATAAAGAAACCGTTGAAAACTATATATGTCTTCTGGAAAAATGCTTTGTTGTATTCAGACTGGATTCCTTTAGTCGAAATCTGAGGAATGAAATAAAAAAAGGAAAGAAAATTTATTTTTATGATAATGGAATCAGAAATGCAGTGATTTCCAATTTTGCTCCGTTAGAACTGAGGACGGATGCGGGTGCATTGGAGTTTAAATGGAACGCTAAGGCTAAAAGTAAGCAGCTTAAGGTTTTTATGGAAAGTTATCTAAACTCTGTTTATGAGATAATTACGCCTGAAAACTTTTGGAGTTTTGTGAGATAA